In Candidatus Bathyarchaeia archaeon, one DNA window encodes the following:
- a CDS encoding GNAT family N-acetyltransferase, producing MSRKVKASGNVALENVKIRHANEADLQQIVKLSEKLGKDESTMDSMVSPLPSEFQNPNWILKNIKGENTVVFVAEADGKIVGYSLGWISHPWSYRAKRGYICDCFVEKAYRRRGIGRALVKAMLEWFKSKGVECVEADVYSSNIPSLSLFMSLGFKEVSKRLRLVFEEQT from the coding sequence ATGTCTCGTAAGGTGAAGGCTTCTGGGAATGTTGCCCTTGAGAACGTGAAAATCCGCCACGCCAACGAGGCAGATCTCCAGCAAATTGTTAAGCTTTCCGAGAAGCTTGGAAAGGACGAGAGCACCATGGATTCTATGGTTTCGCCTCTACCGAGTGAGTTCCAGAATCCCAACTGGATTCTCAAGAACATTAAAGGCGAGAACACTGTGGTGTTTGTAGCTGAGGCAGACGGAAAAATTGTCGGCTACTCGCTTGGCTGGATTAGCCACCCCTGGTCATACAGGGCGAAAAGGGGATATATCTGCGATTGCTTCGTGGAAAAAGCCTACAGGCGACGGGGAATAGGGAGGGCTCTAGTGAAAGCTATGCTCGAATGGTTCAAAAGCAAGGGTGTGGAATGTGTCGAGGCGGATGTTTACAGCAGCAACATTCCATCCCTATCTTTGTTCATGAGCTTGGGCTTCAAAGAAGTTTCAAAAAGGCTTCGCCTCGTGTTTGAGGAACAAACCTAG
- a CDS encoding bis-aminopropyl spermidine synthase family protein: MEARILYELASSKKTFWELLDRVDSSLKDFVAALKKLNEEGLIVADESGLALTEKGKSQINLESLNFEGKICPLCGGKRIIPNAKFKDILEEFKRLTQKRPSPTIDFFQGYMLEGDVIARVALMHHYGDLSGKSILLIGDDDLLSIALALTRLPSRITVLDIDRRLGDFLSSVNKEYGFNIEYVQYNVADPLPTELRGNFDVFSSEPLETLSGLRAFILRGVSSLRENGVGYFGLTHYEASLKKWLAIQKLLSRMNCVLTDIIQGFSVYPMDYGTANYEEFAYTLGLKIGKNPGINWYKSALFRFEVLGKARLSQSVDKRLRIRFIDKEEDLTHPALYRETVKRTGC; this comes from the coding sequence GTGGAAGCCAGAATACTGTATGAGCTTGCGTCTTCAAAGAAAACCTTCTGGGAGCTACTTGACAGGGTTGACAGTTCCCTTAAAGATTTTGTGGCAGCCCTTAAGAAGCTAAATGAAGAAGGGCTTATAGTTGCTGACGAAAGCGGGTTAGCCTTAACCGAGAAAGGTAAAAGCCAAATAAACCTTGAAAGCCTAAATTTTGAGGGTAAAATTTGCCCCTTGTGCGGTGGCAAGCGCATAATTCCGAATGCAAAGTTCAAGGATATTCTTGAAGAGTTTAAGCGATTAACCCAGAAAAGGCCAAGTCCCACCATCGACTTTTTCCAGGGATACATGCTTGAAGGGGATGTGATTGCCAGGGTTGCGTTAATGCATCATTACGGCGACTTGAGCGGGAAGAGCATACTGCTGATCGGTGATGACGACTTACTGAGCATTGCCCTAGCCTTGACGAGGCTTCCCTCTCGAATAACTGTTTTGGACATTGACAGACGACTAGGCGATTTCCTCAGCTCAGTTAACAAGGAATATGGCTTTAACATTGAGTATGTCCAATATAACGTAGCTGATCCACTACCGACGGAACTTCGGGGAAACTTTGACGTCTTCTCTTCAGAGCCCCTTGAGACGCTGTCTGGTTTAAGAGCGTTCATTCTGCGTGGTGTGTCCAGTTTGCGGGAAAACGGTGTTGGGTATTTTGGCTTAACTCATTATGAAGCTTCACTAAAAAAGTGGCTAGCCATCCAGAAACTTCTATCCAGAATGAATTGTGTTCTCACGGATATCATTCAAGGGTTCTCTGTGTACCCAATGGACTATGGAACAGCGAATTACGAGGAATTCGCTTACACTTTAGGTTTAAAAATTGGAAAAAACCCTGGGATAAACTGGTATAAATCTGCGCTTTTCAGGTTTGAGGTGCTCGGCAAGGCGAGGCTTTCCCAAAGTGTTGACAAAAGACTGAGGATAAGGTTTATTGACAAGGAGGAGGATTTAACCCATCCGGCTTTGTACCGTGAAACGGTTAAAAGAACAGGGTGTTGA
- a CDS encoding 50S ribosomal protein L1, translated as MSIEPKTLLNAVKEAKEKGGKRNFVQSVELILTLQDIDMKSPEGRLQENVELPHPPPNKQNKICVIATGELALKARKANADLVIDKDELEALAGKKKELRKLANEYDFFLAEAPLMPIVGKVLGAVLGPRGKMPVPVPPTADIESLLKKYRRTVVIRMRNQPVIQCRVGTEDMKEEELAENIQAILKVVESKMKRGIKNIRSIHIKTTMGAPVKIRL; from the coding sequence ATGTCAATAGAGCCTAAAACATTGCTTAACGCTGTCAAAGAAGCGAAGGAAAAGGGTGGAAAAAGAAATTTTGTTCAGTCAGTGGAGCTTATACTAACGCTACAAGACATAGACATGAAGTCCCCCGAGGGGAGGCTTCAAGAAAACGTTGAATTACCCCATCCGCCGCCGAACAAACAAAACAAAATATGCGTAATCGCCACAGGAGAGCTAGCGCTCAAAGCGAGAAAGGCTAATGCAGACTTGGTGATAGATAAGGATGAACTTGAAGCCCTTGCAGGCAAAAAGAAGGAGTTACGAAAACTTGCGAATGAATATGACTTTTTCCTAGCTGAAGCCCCATTGATGCCCATTGTGGGTAAAGTTTTAGGCGCCGTTCTAGGACCTAGGGGAAAAATGCCTGTGCCAGTCCCGCCTACCGCCGACATTGAAAGCTTGCTCAAAAAATACCGCAGAACAGTTGTCATCAGAATGCGCAACCAGCCAGTTATACAGTGCCGCGTGGGAACCGAAGACATGAAAGAGGAAGAGCTAGCCGAAAACATACAAGCCATCCTGAAGGTTGTTGAAAGCAAAATGAAGAGAGGAATTAAAAATATCAGATCGATTCACATTAAAACCACCATGGGCGCTCCTGTGAAAATAAGGCTATAA
- a CDS encoding protein translocase SEC61 complex subunit gamma: MGLRSFLEQCARTLKLAVKPKRDELWLSIRICFLGISVVGLIGFIIKLLTSAIPY, from the coding sequence ATGGGCTTAAGGTCATTCCTAGAACAATGCGCCAGAACATTAAAGCTGGCCGTTAAACCAAAAAGGGATGAGCTGTGGCTATCGATAAGGATATGCTTTTTAGGCATAAGCGTTGTGGGACTAATAGGCTTCATCATAAAGCTGCTGACAAGCGCCATTCCATACTAA
- the rpl12p gene encoding 50S ribosomal protein P1 produces the protein MEYIYAAMLLHKAGKPINEESLTQVLAAAGISVDAVRVKALVASLAEVNIDEVIKSAPTMMAAPVAAAPAAAVTEAKPKEEEKKKKEEEEKAKEEAALEGLSALFG, from the coding sequence ATGGAATATATATACGCTGCAATGCTCCTTCACAAGGCTGGAAAACCCATAAACGAGGAAAGCTTAACGCAAGTTTTAGCAGCCGCTGGAATCAGCGTTGACGCAGTTAGAGTTAAAGCCCTCGTAGCTTCCCTAGCAGAGGTCAACATAGATGAGGTCATTAAATCCGCCCCAACAATGATGGCTGCACCAGTGGCGGCAGCACCAGCCGCTGCAGTGACGGAGGCAAAGCCAAAGGAGGAAGAAAAGAAAAAGAAGGAAGAGGAAGAGAAAGCCAAAGAAGAAGCAGCGTTGGAAGGCCTTTCAGCCCTTTTCGGCTAG
- a CDS encoding D-aminoacyl-tRNA deacylase encodes MILLVASRKDPASMNIMEQVLGNYPFKPCQEQFGNAHVYVAEEARQEIRLVVLDEELVYTEKVNVFQPSPELVIFLSRHSSESAIPTLSVHTPGNLGEAKLGGIPRKISVSPANAMRTALKAMAKMAAEKQLNYKVSYECTHHGPSLDRPAMFVELGSSPKQWSDKQAAEVVAHASMEAASSFGRNEVPAVLGIGGPHYNEKFTKIALERDVAFGHMIPKYAIHGIDEEILKQCVDRTLERVELAVLDWKGIRGEDKQRLVENLVKIGLKIQKV; translated from the coding sequence TTGATTCTACTGGTTGCATCACGAAAAGACCCGGCAAGCATGAACATCATGGAACAAGTTCTCGGTAACTATCCATTTAAACCATGCCAAGAACAGTTTGGGAATGCCCATGTTTACGTTGCAGAAGAAGCTAGACAGGAAATTAGGCTGGTAGTGCTTGATGAAGAGTTGGTTTACACAGAAAAGGTAAATGTCTTCCAACCCTCCCCGGAGCTTGTAATATTTCTCTCTAGGCATAGCAGCGAAAGTGCAATTCCAACACTCTCGGTTCATACTCCCGGAAACCTTGGAGAGGCTAAACTGGGCGGGATTCCAAGGAAGATTTCGGTTTCTCCGGCAAACGCCATGAGGACAGCCCTCAAAGCCATGGCAAAAATGGCCGCCGAAAAGCAGCTCAACTATAAAGTGTCCTACGAGTGTACCCACCACGGTCCATCCCTTGATAGACCAGCCATGTTCGTTGAGCTAGGCAGTTCTCCAAAACAGTGGTCAGACAAACAAGCCGCAGAAGTGGTAGCCCACGCGTCAATGGAAGCTGCTTCAAGCTTTGGAAGAAATGAAGTACCAGCAGTTTTGGGCATTGGGGGACCACACTATAACGAGAAGTTCACGAAGATAGCGCTAGAACGCGACGTAGCTTTTGGTCACATGATTCCGAAATACGCCATCCACGGGATTGATGAAGAAATCTTGAAACAATGTGTGGATAGAACTCTCGAGAGAGTTGAATTGGCAGTGCTTGATTGGAAGGGAATTAGGGGTGAAGATAAACAACGTCTTGTTGAAAATCTCGTGAAAATCGGCTTAAAGATCCAAAAAGTTTAA
- a CDS encoding RNA methyltransferase codes for MNRKRLSIAIPASVISDVPHLREKTAKIGLIGRAAAIFGVEEIIVYQDLPGVKLKDDADLIATLLRYMETPQYLRKRLFKLRYELRYVGILPPLRTPHHPTAKRVADLKVGEYREGVVISKTKRGVLVDVGVEKPALVPRAHIPVGERVTVKVESVDGQVTAKVVEVEEIPHYWGYEVTVWNGSFGSLAKSRHFDLKIATSKHGDVFTVVKDAIAERWAKARTVLIGFGAPDAGLYEIVKRESLNLYDVVDFVVNTIPGQQTETVRTEEAIIASLAVFNCFLGL; via the coding sequence TTGAACCGCAAAAGACTATCCATCGCTATTCCAGCTTCTGTGATTTCAGATGTTCCTCATTTGAGGGAAAAAACAGCAAAAATAGGTCTCATAGGAAGAGCCGCCGCAATCTTCGGAGTTGAAGAGATAATAGTTTATCAAGATCTGCCGGGAGTGAAACTTAAGGATGATGCGGACTTGATAGCTACGCTGCTCCGCTACATGGAAACCCCTCAATATCTCCGCAAACGACTTTTCAAGCTGAGATATGAACTTCGCTATGTTGGAATTCTGCCTCCTCTGAGAACCCCCCACCATCCCACAGCGAAGAGGGTTGCCGACTTAAAGGTTGGCGAATACCGTGAAGGCGTGGTTATATCAAAGACAAAAAGGGGCGTCCTCGTTGATGTAGGTGTAGAAAAGCCAGCCTTGGTGCCTCGAGCGCATATTCCCGTAGGTGAGAGAGTAACAGTTAAGGTTGAAAGCGTTGATGGCCAGGTGACTGCAAAAGTTGTAGAGGTGGAGGAAATCCCGCACTATTGGGGATATGAAGTGACGGTTTGGAATGGCTCCTTTGGCAGCCTAGCGAAAAGCAGACATTTTGATCTAAAGATCGCCACATCAAAGCACGGCGACGTTTTCACAGTGGTTAAGGATGCAATCGCCGAGAGATGGGCAAAAGCCAGGACGGTGCTTATTGGTTTCGGCGCACCAGATGCGGGCCTATACGAAATTGTGAAAAGGGAAAGCCTCAATCTTTACGACGTTGTAGACTTTGTAGTTAACACGATTCCAGGACAGCAGACAGAAACCGTTAGAACCGAAGAGGCTATTATCGCATCTCTAGCGGTTTTCAACTGCTTTTTAGGCCTTTAA
- the speD gene encoding adenosylmethionine decarboxylase codes for MGIHIIAEFRGVDPRKLSRVEDLRPILDRVVASSGLHVVSSSFHQFEPHGVSAIYLLSESHLSVHTWPEYGYMALDIFTCGDDGPALKAFALLVEEFKPKSVEKRIIRRDVFGEGGSQNTV; via the coding sequence ATGGGCATCCACATTATCGCCGAATTTCGGGGCGTGGATCCCCGAAAGCTTTCGAGAGTGGAAGATCTGCGGCCTATTTTGGATAGGGTAGTTGCTAGTTCCGGTTTACATGTTGTTTCTTCAAGTTTTCATCAATTTGAGCCTCATGGGGTTTCTGCCATATACCTTCTAAGCGAGTCGCACTTGAGCGTTCACACATGGCCAGAGTATGGTTATATGGCTTTGGACATTTTCACTTGTGGTGATGATGGTCCGGCGTTGAAGGCTTTTGCGCTGCTTGTGGAGGAGTTTAAACCTAAAAGCGTTGAAAAGCGGATCATAAGGAGGGATGTATTTGGAGAGGGTGGAAGCCAGAATACTGTATGA
- a CDS encoding DUF523 domain-containing protein, which produces MKLCSACLLGVKCRYDGKSALNKKVVTLLKSEILIPVCPEQLGGLPTPREPAEVVGKRVITRSGVDVTENFVRGARETLRIAKMFNIGEAILKQGSPSCGYGRIYDGTFSGKTKEGEGITAALLRKHGIKIITEEDL; this is translated from the coding sequence ATGAAACTGTGCAGCGCATGCCTACTAGGAGTAAAATGTAGATACGATGGGAAGAGCGCCCTAAACAAGAAAGTCGTCACATTACTCAAAAGCGAGATTTTAATCCCCGTGTGCCCTGAACAGCTCGGAGGATTGCCAACTCCAAGAGAACCAGCGGAAGTCGTGGGAAAAAGAGTGATCACTAGGTCAGGGGTGGACGTAACAGAGAATTTTGTGCGCGGGGCGAGGGAAACCCTGAGGATAGCAAAAATGTTCAATATTGGTGAGGCCATTTTAAAGCAGGGAAGTCCCTCTTGTGGATACGGAAGAATCTACGACGGAACTTTCTCTGGCAAAACAAAGGAGGGGGAGGGAATAACAGCAGCTTTGCTAAGAAAGCATGGAATTAAAATAATCACTGAAGAGGACTTGTAG
- a CDS encoding ornithine carbamoyltransferase, whose protein sequence is MHLINFKELSGQQLMEIIDKAIEVKHNPEKYRKALEGRSLAMIFQKTSTRTRVSFEVAMTQLGGHALYIDWRTTNFTIADIYDETQYLSRNVDCILARLLRNADLQVMAKASRVPVINGCDEKYHPSQVIADLMTMKEKKGKLKGLKLVYIGVHNNVCNSLIEGCTKTGVKIVTVTPIFNEPSRDDELLEEARETGLYETTLDVKQAVKDADFVYTDTWVDMEFFNDPKYTAEKEKRIKLMMPYQVNKELLKGSNALVMHDMPIHRGYEISEDIIEGPNSIIYEQSENRLYAAKAILLKLLGKF, encoded by the coding sequence ATGCATCTAATCAATTTTAAGGAGTTGTCCGGGCAGCAGCTTATGGAGATAATTGACAAGGCTATTGAGGTCAAGCATAACCCTGAAAAATACCGTAAAGCTTTGGAAGGCAGGTCCTTGGCTATGATTTTTCAGAAAACCTCAACTAGGACAAGAGTTTCCTTTGAAGTTGCCATGACTCAGCTTGGAGGCCACGCCCTTTATATTGACTGGAGAACAACGAATTTTACAATAGCTGATATTTATGATGAAACCCAGTATTTATCGCGAAACGTGGACTGCATTTTGGCTAGGCTTCTCAGAAACGCTGACCTGCAAGTAATGGCTAAAGCTTCAAGAGTTCCAGTCATAAACGGCTGTGACGAGAAGTATCATCCAAGCCAAGTTATCGCCGACCTTATGACCATGAAGGAGAAAAAAGGTAAACTCAAGGGTCTAAAACTGGTTTACATAGGAGTACATAACAACGTTTGCAACTCCCTCATAGAAGGGTGCACTAAAACAGGTGTCAAAATAGTCACCGTGACACCCATCTTTAATGAGCCTTCAAGGGATGACGAGCTACTTGAAGAGGCTAGGGAGACAGGGCTTTATGAGACAACCCTCGATGTGAAACAAGCTGTGAAGGATGCAGACTTCGTTTACACAGACACTTGGGTGGACATGGAGTTTTTCAACGACCCAAAATACACCGCTGAGAAGGAGAAGCGCATCAAACTCATGATGCCATATCAAGTGAATAAGGAGCTACTCAAGGGAAGCAATGCGCTGGTGATGCACGACATGCCCATCCACAGGGGATACGAAATAAGCGAAGATATAATCGAAGGTCCGAACTCGATAATCTATGAGCAGAGTGAAAATAGACTCTACGCAGCCAAGGCCATATTACTCAAATTGCTTGGAAAATTTTAG
- the ftsY gene encoding signal recognition particle-docking protein FtsY — MFEKLKSGLSSLVNKITTTELKAENLRPILSEFKLTLIENDVAVPVAERICEELERRLNGMQVKRLEDKKRVVEQNLREVLLEIMQTNERIDFLEAVEEKRKKSEPFTVLFVGINGTGKTTTIAKVARLLNKKGYTVVLACSDTYRAGSIEQLETHAKRLGIKVIKHKYGADPAAVAYDAISHAKAHGIHAVLIDTAGRMQTNRNLMNELAKIKRVVNPDLTILTVDALTGNDAVVQAEEFHKSVGIDATILTKVDADVKGGAALSVAYVTQKPIIFVGTGQKYDDLEEFKPEKFVEMILE; from the coding sequence AAGGCTGAAAACCTCCGCCCAATTCTCTCAGAGTTTAAATTAACTCTAATAGAGAACGACGTAGCCGTGCCCGTTGCAGAGCGCATATGCGAAGAATTAGAAAGACGCCTCAACGGAATGCAAGTCAAAAGGCTTGAGGACAAAAAGAGAGTTGTAGAGCAAAATCTCCGGGAAGTACTCCTTGAGATAATGCAAACCAACGAGAGAATAGACTTTTTGGAGGCTGTTGAAGAGAAGAGAAAGAAAAGCGAGCCTTTCACGGTTTTGTTTGTTGGAATTAACGGTACAGGCAAAACCACGACTATAGCGAAGGTTGCCCGCCTGTTAAACAAGAAGGGATACACTGTGGTTCTAGCGTGCAGCGACACGTATAGAGCAGGCTCCATAGAACAGCTTGAAACCCACGCAAAAAGGCTGGGCATAAAAGTGATAAAGCATAAATATGGTGCAGACCCGGCGGCGGTAGCTTACGATGCAATAAGTCACGCTAAAGCTCATGGAATCCACGCCGTCCTAATAGACACTGCCGGCCGAATGCAAACAAATAGGAATCTCATGAACGAGCTTGCCAAAATCAAGCGAGTGGTAAACCCGGATCTGACAATTCTAACCGTGGACGCTCTGACGGGAAACGATGCCGTTGTTCAGGCAGAAGAGTTCCACAAAAGCGTAGGCATAGACGCGACAATACTCACGAAGGTAGATGCAGACGTAAAAGGCGGTGCTGCTTTAAGCGTTGCTTATGTTACACAGAAACCAATAATTTTTGTTGGAACTGGACAGAAATACGACGACTTAGAGGAGTTCAAGCCGGAAAAGTTTGTGGAAATGATTCTTGAATAG
- a CDS encoding bifunctional phosphoglucose/phosphomannose isomerase: MPRTILDDLVKMKEIDKGGMLSYCVNAPKHYEEAAEEARKTKLDSSKPQRIIVAGMGGSAISGELVKDWGKDTVAVPIDVCRDYRLPAHANEETLAFISSYSGETEETLSCLLDAIKKRCKVFCISSNGTLLKIADELRLQTLKIPEGFPSRAALPYLLMPILVFLEKLGLAQNVWEEISEAISVLEHVCSENGPEIALEENPSKSLAAKIDGKIPVIYGFGFYRSVAQRFKQQFNENSKIPAFWNSFPELDHNEIAGWERARRLAKHFTVVLLRDKNEPAEVKCRIEATKEILDSIGMETNEVWSVGRGKLSRMLSAILVGDFASVYLAILRRVDPTPVEAITRIKEAAAKTGTKKKIIEELKGLIKHGLG, from the coding sequence TTGCCGCGAACAATTTTAGACGACCTAGTCAAAATGAAGGAAATAGACAAGGGTGGAATGCTCTCCTACTGTGTTAACGCGCCAAAGCATTATGAGGAGGCTGCTGAAGAAGCCCGCAAAACAAAGCTGGACTCTTCAAAACCGCAGAGGATTATTGTGGCTGGAATGGGCGGCTCTGCCATAAGCGGAGAACTCGTTAAGGATTGGGGAAAAGACACTGTTGCAGTGCCAATTGACGTTTGTAGGGATTATAGGCTTCCAGCACACGCAAACGAGGAAACGTTAGCTTTCATTTCTAGCTATTCTGGAGAGACTGAGGAAACCCTAAGCTGCCTTCTGGATGCGATTAAAAAGAGATGTAAAGTCTTCTGCATAAGCTCCAACGGAACCCTCTTGAAGATCGCGGATGAATTGAGACTTCAGACGCTTAAAATACCAGAAGGGTTTCCGTCAAGAGCCGCCCTGCCCTATCTTCTAATGCCCATCCTTGTCTTCCTAGAAAAACTTGGCTTAGCTCAAAATGTATGGGAGGAAATTTCTGAAGCAATATCTGTGCTGGAGCACGTTTGCAGCGAAAATGGTCCAGAAATAGCATTAGAAGAAAATCCTTCAAAAAGCTTGGCTGCAAAAATTGATGGCAAAATCCCCGTCATTTATGGTTTTGGATTTTACCGTTCCGTTGCACAACGCTTTAAGCAGCAGTTTAACGAGAACAGCAAAATCCCAGCTTTTTGGAACAGCTTCCCAGAGCTTGACCATAATGAGATTGCTGGTTGGGAGAGAGCGAGAAGGCTAGCGAAACATTTCACTGTGGTGCTTCTACGGGATAAAAATGAACCAGCGGAGGTGAAATGCCGCATTGAAGCGACTAAGGAAATCCTAGACAGCATAGGGATGGAAACTAACGAGGTTTGGAGCGTGGGAAGGGGGAAGCTCTCAAGGATGCTGTCGGCCATTTTAGTTGGGGACTTCGCAAGCGTTTACCTTGCAATATTACGTAGAGTTGACCCAACCCCCGTCGAAGCAATCACCAGAATAAAGGAGGCCGCAGCAAAGACTGGAACAAAGAAAAAGATTATTGAAGAGCTAAAGGGTTTAATTAAGCATGGTCTAGGTTAA
- a CDS encoding 50S ribosomal protein L11, with the protein MGEKKIVELLVSGGQATAGPPLGPALGPLGVNVLAIVNKINELTKDYAGMKVPVKVIVDPETKQFEVNVGTPTTSALIVSELKIEKGSGSPKAQKVGNLTMQQVIRIAKIKRPELLSKTLKAAVKEVLGTCVSMGVTVEGKDPREIQREIDEGKYDAILAENES; encoded by the coding sequence ATGGGAGAAAAGAAAATTGTGGAGCTTCTCGTCAGCGGTGGACAAGCTACGGCTGGCCCACCATTGGGTCCAGCGCTAGGTCCATTGGGCGTAAATGTCTTGGCAATTGTCAACAAGATAAATGAACTGACGAAAGATTATGCTGGAATGAAGGTTCCAGTGAAGGTCATAGTTGACCCCGAAACAAAGCAGTTTGAGGTTAACGTTGGAACCCCAACAACTTCAGCGTTAATCGTAAGCGAGCTTAAAATTGAAAAGGGTTCAGGAAGCCCCAAAGCTCAGAAGGTTGGAAACCTTACAATGCAACAGGTTATACGCATAGCCAAGATAAAGAGGCCAGAGCTTCTGTCAAAAACCTTGAAGGCTGCGGTTAAAGAAGTCCTTGGAACTTGTGTCAGCATGGGGGTAACGGTTGAAGGGAAGGATCCCAGGGAAATCCAGAGAGAAATTGACGAAGGAAAATATGACGCGATATTAGCTGAAAACGAATCATAA
- a CDS encoding 50S ribosomal protein L10, translating into MPSQLVLQEKAAEVAEITKLLKQYRVVGVASLQKVRASQLQELKKKLGGEAYIRVVKNTLMKRAIENVSEQPELKKLEKYLTGPNVFLFTNMNPFKLALLLERNKVRMIAKAGDVASFDVIVPAGNTGQPPGPIISQLNAVGLPTRIESGSVWITKDTLVARKGEVISERLASVLSKLGIKAVEAGLTLKAVYDDGLIIEGEQLSLNIEETKKELETAQAEAFKLSIGIAYPTRENIQTLLQIAYQEAYALSIGATIPTKETIGDLIRKAYMEMLSLSTRIPNLEEGPRQA; encoded by the coding sequence TTGCCGTCCCAATTGGTTTTACAAGAGAAGGCTGCCGAGGTTGCAGAGATAACAAAGCTTCTTAAACAATACAGAGTCGTTGGAGTAGCCAGTCTCCAGAAAGTCAGGGCGTCCCAACTGCAGGAACTGAAGAAAAAGCTTGGAGGAGAAGCATACATTCGCGTTGTAAAAAACACCTTAATGAAGAGGGCTATTGAGAATGTTAGCGAACAGCCTGAACTAAAGAAGCTGGAGAAATATTTGACGGGACCGAATGTTTTCCTCTTCACTAACATGAATCCCTTTAAGTTGGCGTTGCTTCTTGAGAGAAACAAGGTGCGCATGATTGCAAAGGCGGGGGATGTAGCGTCCTTTGACGTGATTGTCCCAGCTGGAAACACTGGACAGCCTCCTGGGCCAATAATAAGCCAGTTAAACGCTGTGGGCTTGCCGACAAGAATTGAATCTGGAAGTGTTTGGATAACTAAGGACACTCTGGTTGCCCGCAAGGGAGAAGTTATTTCGGAGAGACTGGCAAGCGTCTTGTCAAAGCTTGGAATAAAGGCCGTCGAAGCGGGACTAACATTGAAAGCTGTATATGACGACGGTCTCATAATAGAGGGAGAACAGCTCAGCCTAAACATAGAGGAAACCAAGAAAGAATTAGAAACAGCCCAAGCGGAGGCCTTCAAACTCTCAATAGGCATCGCCTATCCAACAAGAGAAAACATACAAACCCTCCTGCAGATTGCCTATCAAGAAGCCTACGCCCTCTCCATAGGCGCAACCATCCCAACGAAGGAAACTATAGGAGACCTTATTAGAAAAGCATACATGGAGATGTTAAGTTTAAGTACTAGAATTCCAAATTTGGAAGAGGGACCCCGACAAGCTTGA
- a CDS encoding transcription elongation factor Spt5, protein MEKPPTKIFAVSVTTGQEKNVAKFVAARVEMYKIPIKAILVPDTVKGYIFVEAESPHFVEQAIAGIKHVKARVQDFASFSEIEKYIVRKPIIEELSENDIVEITGGPFRGMRAKITRIDKAKEEVTLELLEATFTLPITVHADYVKLIEKAKS, encoded by the coding sequence ATGGAGAAACCACCTACAAAAATTTTCGCCGTGAGCGTGACAACGGGGCAAGAGAAGAACGTGGCAAAATTCGTAGCGGCTAGGGTTGAAATGTATAAGATACCCATAAAGGCAATCCTTGTCCCAGACACCGTCAAAGGGTATATTTTTGTGGAGGCGGAAAGCCCGCACTTCGTGGAGCAAGCCATAGCCGGGATAAAGCATGTAAAGGCAAGGGTTCAAGATTTCGCGAGCTTCTCGGAAATTGAGAAATACATAGTTCGAAAGCCCATCATCGAAGAATTAAGCGAAAACGACATTGTGGAGATCACCGGTGGACCGTTCAGGGGGATGCGGGCGAAAATAACGCGAATTGATAAGGCCAAAGAAGAGGTAACCCTAGAGCTTCTTGAAGCCACCTTCACGCTTCCAATAACCGTGCACGCAGACTATGTCAAACTTATAGAGAAGGCGAAAAGTTAA